A single genomic interval of Arthrobacter sp. NicSoilB8 harbors:
- the epsC gene encoding serine O-acetyltransferase EpsC has protein sequence MSFFARLKEDLDAARSHDPAARGSFENFFAYSGLHAIWFHRLTHRLWQNPALRFPARLISQLARFLTGIEIHPGATIGRRFFIDHGMGVVIGETAEIGEDVMIYHGVTLGGRSLAKIKRHPTIEDRVVIGAGAKVLGPITIGRDSAIGANAVVVKDAPAESIVTGVPATWRHRDAQRETKPAVDPAEYLIEYRI, from the coding sequence GTGAGCTTCTTCGCAAGACTGAAGGAAGACCTCGACGCCGCCCGGTCCCACGACCCGGCGGCGCGGGGTTCTTTCGAGAACTTTTTCGCCTACTCCGGCCTGCACGCGATCTGGTTCCACCGCCTGACGCACCGGCTGTGGCAAAACCCGGCACTGCGGTTTCCGGCCCGGCTCATCTCCCAGCTGGCCAGGTTCCTCACGGGCATCGAGATCCATCCCGGTGCCACGATCGGCCGGCGCTTCTTCATCGACCACGGCATGGGCGTGGTGATCGGCGAGACCGCCGAGATCGGCGAGGACGTCATGATCTACCACGGCGTGACCCTCGGCGGCCGCTCGCTCGCCAAGATCAAACGCCACCCCACCATCGAGGACCGCGTGGTGATCGGCGCCGGGGCCAAGGTCCTGGGACCCATCACGATCGGCCGCGACAGCGCCATCGGGGCCAACGCCGTGGTGGTCAAAGACGCCCCCGCCGAATCCATCGTCACCGGCGTGCCGGCCACCTGGCGGCACCGTGACGCCCAGCGCGAGACCAAGCCCGCCGTCGACCCGGCCGAATACCTGATCGAATACCGCATCTAG
- a CDS encoding oxidoreductase, protein MPQPVAFVTGASTGIGFETAKKLAAAGFTVYAGARRVEKMGPLKASGVNVVALDVTDEDSMSAAVGEVLAVHGRIDVLVNNAGYGTYGSLEEVEPAEGRRQFDVNVFGLARMTQLVIPAMRAARTGRIINVSSIGGKMHEPLGTWYHATKFAVEGLSDSLRLELRPHGIDVAVIEPAGTQTEWGAIAAQGLLASSGHGPYAAQAKVVAAALGTTENAATSTRPELVADAILHAATARRPRTRYPVGASARGILLLRRLLPDRAFDAVLWNIYKRFPG, encoded by the coding sequence ATGCCCCAGCCAGTAGCGTTTGTCACCGGTGCCTCCACCGGGATCGGTTTTGAAACCGCGAAGAAGCTCGCCGCCGCCGGCTTCACGGTCTATGCCGGTGCCCGCCGGGTCGAGAAAATGGGTCCCCTGAAGGCTTCCGGCGTCAACGTGGTGGCCCTGGACGTGACGGACGAGGACTCGATGAGCGCCGCCGTCGGGGAGGTGCTGGCCGTGCACGGCCGCATCGACGTGCTGGTCAACAACGCCGGCTACGGGACGTACGGTTCGCTCGAGGAAGTGGAGCCGGCCGAGGGGCGGCGGCAGTTCGACGTCAACGTCTTCGGCCTGGCGCGCATGACGCAGCTCGTGATCCCGGCCATGCGGGCCGCCCGCACGGGGCGGATCATCAACGTCTCCTCGATTGGCGGGAAGATGCACGAGCCGCTGGGCACCTGGTATCACGCGACGAAGTTCGCCGTGGAGGGCTTGAGTGATTCGCTGCGGCTCGAACTCAGGCCGCACGGCATTGACGTGGCCGTCATCGAGCCCGCCGGGACGCAGACCGAGTGGGGCGCCATAGCGGCGCAGGGGCTGCTGGCCAGCTCCGGGCATGGCCCCTACGCGGCCCAGGCGAAAGTGGTGGCGGCGGCGCTGGGCACCACGGAGAATGCCGCGACGTCGACGCGGCCGGAGCTGGTGGCGGATGCGATCCTGCACGCCGCGACCGCGCGGCGGCCCCGGACACGCTACCCGGTGGGTGCCAGCGCGCGGGGGATCCTGCTGCTGCGCCGCCTGCTGCCGGACCGGGCGTTCGACGCCGTTCTCTGGAACATCTACAAGCGGTTCCCGGGGTAG
- the gndA gene encoding NADP-dependent phosphogluconate dehydrogenase, with product MSAHIGVTGLAVMGANLARNLARNGFTVALHNRSVEKTDALLAKHGDDGDFVRTETLQELVDSLEKPRRVLIMVKAGKPVDSVIEQLEPLLEPGDIIIDAGNSHYEDTRRREAALAKKDLHFVGIGVSGGEEGALNGPSIMPGGSKESYDALGPLLEKIAAHVDGKPCCAWIGTDGAGHFVKMVHNGIEYADMQVIGEAFDLLRSGAGIEPADQAKIFEEWNKGELASFLIEISAEVLGHVDAKTGKPFVDVVVDAAGQKGTGRWTVISALELGSPVSGIAESVFARALSSQAEQRVLAQELLAGGEAAVEVPESFVEDVRQALYASKLVSYAQGLDMLTSAAKEYGWDLKLDEIASLWRGGCIIRAELLKEITKAYAAAEKPANLLFAPAFTKAIAEVLPAWRRVVATAVQLGIPVPVFSSSLAYYDGLRRKRLPAAVIQGQRDLFGAHTYGRVDAEGTFHTLWGEDKSEIAAVDTH from the coding sequence ATGTCAGCACACATCGGTGTCACCGGCCTCGCGGTGATGGGGGCCAACCTCGCACGCAACCTGGCCCGGAACGGCTTCACCGTTGCCCTGCACAACCGGTCCGTGGAAAAGACAGACGCCCTCCTGGCAAAGCACGGTGACGACGGCGACTTCGTCCGCACCGAGACGTTGCAGGAGCTCGTCGACTCGCTGGAGAAGCCGCGCCGGGTCCTGATCATGGTCAAGGCCGGCAAGCCGGTGGACTCCGTGATCGAGCAGCTCGAACCGCTGCTGGAGCCCGGCGACATCATTATCGACGCCGGCAACTCGCACTACGAGGACACCCGCCGCCGCGAGGCCGCCCTGGCGAAGAAGGACCTGCACTTCGTCGGCATCGGCGTCTCCGGCGGCGAGGAGGGCGCCCTCAACGGCCCCTCGATCATGCCGGGCGGTTCCAAGGAGTCCTACGACGCCCTCGGCCCGCTGCTGGAAAAGATCGCCGCCCACGTCGACGGCAAGCCGTGCTGTGCCTGGATCGGCACCGACGGCGCCGGACACTTCGTCAAGATGGTCCACAACGGCATCGAATACGCCGACATGCAGGTCATCGGCGAGGCCTTCGATCTCCTGCGCTCCGGCGCCGGCATCGAACCGGCCGATCAGGCCAAGATCTTCGAAGAGTGGAACAAGGGCGAGCTGGCCTCCTTCCTGATCGAAATCTCCGCCGAGGTCCTCGGCCACGTCGACGCGAAGACCGGCAAGCCGTTCGTCGACGTCGTGGTGGACGCCGCCGGCCAGAAGGGCACCGGCCGCTGGACGGTCATCTCCGCGCTGGAGCTCGGCTCCCCGGTCTCGGGGATCGCCGAGTCCGTCTTCGCCCGCGCCCTGTCCTCCCAGGCCGAGCAGCGCGTGCTGGCCCAGGAACTGCTCGCCGGCGGCGAGGCCGCCGTCGAGGTCCCCGAAAGCTTCGTCGAAGACGTCCGCCAGGCGCTCTACGCCTCCAAGCTCGTCTCCTACGCGCAGGGGCTGGACATGCTCACCTCAGCGGCCAAGGAATACGGCTGGGACCTGAAGCTGGATGAAATCGCCTCGCTGTGGCGCGGCGGCTGCATCATCCGCGCCGAACTGCTCAAGGAGATCACCAAGGCGTACGCCGCGGCGGAGAAGCCGGCCAACCTGCTCTTCGCGCCGGCCTTCACCAAGGCGATCGCCGAGGTCCTCCCGGCCTGGCGCCGCGTGGTGGCCACCGCGGTCCAGCTCGGCATCCCGGTGCCGGTGTTCTCCTCCTCGCTGGCCTACTACGACGGCCTGCGCCGCAAGCGCCTGCCCGCCGCCGTGATCCAGGGCCAGCGCGACCTCTTCGGCGCCCACACCTACGGCCGCGTCGACGCCGAGGGCACCTTCCACACCCTCTGGGGCGAGGACAAGTCCGAGATCGCGGCAGTCGACACCCACTAG
- a CDS encoding FCD domain-containing protein — protein MSTSLHHRAVEHLGTRIVAGELPAGHVMLAEHLEDELKVSRSVVREAVRVLQSLGLVETIKRVGIRVLPSSRWNPFDPLVIRWRLAGEGRGAQLRSLAELRTAVEPVAAELAAANAPQELREELVEISHAMRDAGQAGDVPRFLELDILFHSLLLTGSGNEMFANMVGQVTETLTGRTAHGLMPDHPRETALQWHVDVAEAIAAGDAPAAREASNRIMRETISEMEPSWKNQPRVFVPLQRH, from the coding sequence ATGTCAACCAGCCTCCATCACCGTGCCGTTGAGCACCTCGGGACCCGGATCGTCGCGGGCGAACTTCCGGCCGGTCACGTCATGCTTGCTGAGCACCTCGAGGACGAGCTCAAGGTCTCCCGTTCGGTGGTCCGGGAAGCGGTCCGCGTGCTGCAGTCCCTGGGCCTGGTTGAGACCATCAAGCGCGTGGGCATCCGGGTGTTGCCCTCCAGCCGCTGGAACCCCTTCGACCCGCTCGTGATCCGCTGGCGCCTGGCCGGTGAAGGCCGCGGAGCGCAGCTGCGCTCCCTGGCCGAGCTGCGTACCGCCGTCGAACCGGTAGCCGCCGAACTTGCGGCGGCCAACGCCCCCCAGGAACTGCGCGAGGAGCTCGTGGAAATCTCGCACGCCATGCGCGACGCCGGGCAGGCCGGGGACGTGCCCCGGTTCCTCGAGCTGGACATCCTCTTCCACTCCCTGCTGCTGACCGGCTCCGGCAACGAGATGTTCGCCAACATGGTGGGCCAGGTGACCGAAACCCTGACCGGCCGCACCGCTCATGGCCTGATGCCGGACCACCCGCGGGAGACGGCGCTGCAGTGGCACGTGGACGTCGCCGAGGCCATCGCCGCCGGGGATGCCCCCGCCGCGCGTGAGGCGTCGAACCGGATCATGCGGGAGACCATCTCCGAGATGGAACCGAGCTGGAAGAACCAGCCCCGGGTGTTTGTCCCGCTCCAGCGCCACTAA
- a CDS encoding L-idonate 5-dehydrogenase: MSSSTARPEPVLPEPVLNFSVLPEPVLPESVLPESVLPESVLPVSGPAVVAHAAGDLRIEDVALAAPGAGEAVVEVAFGGICGSDLHYWLHGAAGESVLRAPMILGHEISGTVVRAAADGSGPGAGTPVAVHPATPGPGAARYPADRPNLSPGCTYLGSAARFPHTDGAFSRYVNLPVRMLRALPASLDLRTAALIEPASVAWHAVARAGDVAGKTALVIGSGPIGALAVAVLKRAGAGRIVAVDMHDRPLEIARAVGADAVLKAGDAGAIAAVEADVVIESSGSHHGLASAVQGASRGGRVVMVGLLPTGPQPVLISLAITRELELVGSFRFNDEIDDVIAALADGSLHIDPVITHTFTLDRGLEAFEVARNSAVSGKVLLDFNPVPA; encoded by the coding sequence ATGTCCAGCAGCACAGCCCGGCCCGAGCCGGTCCTGCCCGAGCCGGTCCTGAACTTTTCCGTCCTGCCCGAGCCGGTCCTGCCCGAATCTGTCCTGCCTGAATCTGTCCTGCCTGAATCTGTCCTGCCTGTGTCGGGCCCGGCGGTGGTGGCCCACGCCGCGGGCGACCTCCGGATTGAGGATGTCGCGCTGGCGGCCCCGGGCGCGGGGGAGGCGGTCGTCGAGGTGGCTTTCGGCGGTATCTGCGGCTCCGACCTGCATTACTGGCTGCACGGCGCAGCCGGGGAATCGGTCCTGAGGGCGCCCATGATCCTGGGGCACGAGATCTCCGGCACCGTGGTCCGGGCGGCCGCGGACGGCTCGGGGCCCGGCGCGGGGACCCCGGTCGCGGTCCATCCGGCCACGCCGGGCCCGGGTGCGGCACGCTATCCGGCGGACCGGCCCAACCTGTCGCCGGGCTGCACGTACCTGGGCAGTGCCGCGCGCTTTCCGCATACGGACGGCGCGTTCAGCCGGTATGTGAACCTGCCGGTGCGGATGCTCCGGGCGCTGCCGGCGAGCCTTGACCTGCGCACGGCGGCGCTGATCGAGCCCGCCAGCGTCGCCTGGCACGCCGTCGCCCGGGCCGGGGATGTGGCGGGCAAGACCGCGCTCGTGATCGGCAGCGGCCCCATCGGCGCCCTGGCCGTCGCGGTCCTGAAGCGCGCCGGGGCGGGCCGGATCGTCGCCGTCGACATGCACGACCGGCCGCTGGAAATCGCGCGTGCGGTGGGGGCCGACGCGGTCCTCAAGGCCGGTGACGCCGGGGCGATCGCGGCCGTGGAGGCCGACGTCGTGATTGAGTCTTCCGGCAGCCACCACGGCCTGGCCTCGGCCGTCCAGGGCGCGAGCCGCGGCGGCCGGGTGGTGATGGTGGGCCTGCTGCCCACCGGCCCGCAGCCGGTCCTGATCTCCCTGGCCATCACGCGGGAACTGGAGCTGGTGGGCTCCTTCCGCTTCAACGACGAAATCGACGACGTCATAGCGGCCCTTGCCGACGGATCCCTGCACATCGACCCGGTCATCACGCACACCTTCACGCTGGACCGCGGGCTGGAGGCGTTCGAGGTGGCCCGGAACTCGGCAGTGTCCGGAAAGGTGCTCCTGGACTTCAATCCGGTCCCGGCGTGA
- a CDS encoding SDR family oxidoreductase, with the protein MTSLFDLTGRVALVTGSSRGIGNALARALADAGATVVLNGIDPERLKAAEAAMAAGYAPGRVRGCAFDVTSDAEAARGIAWVEEHVGPLEILVNNAGIQHRVPMLELDVADWDRVIATDLTGAFLVGREAARRMIPRGRGKIINICSVQTDLARPTIAPYVAAKGGLRNLTRAMTAEWAGSGLQINGIAPGYIHTEMTQNLVDDEGFNAWILGRTPAHRWGTVQDLAGPAVWLASAGSDFVNGQTIFIDGGMTVVV; encoded by the coding sequence ATGACTTCACTTTTTGACCTGACGGGGCGTGTGGCCCTGGTGACCGGTTCGAGCCGGGGGATCGGCAATGCGCTGGCCCGGGCGTTGGCGGATGCGGGCGCCACGGTGGTGCTGAACGGCATCGATCCGGAGCGGCTTAAGGCTGCGGAGGCGGCGATGGCGGCCGGGTACGCGCCGGGCCGGGTGCGCGGCTGCGCTTTCGATGTCACGAGCGACGCCGAGGCCGCCCGGGGTATCGCCTGGGTGGAGGAGCATGTGGGGCCGCTGGAGATTCTGGTGAACAATGCCGGGATCCAGCACCGGGTCCCGATGCTTGAGCTTGACGTGGCGGACTGGGACCGGGTGATCGCCACGGACCTGACCGGTGCCTTCCTGGTGGGGCGGGAGGCGGCGCGGCGCATGATTCCGCGGGGCCGGGGGAAGATCATCAACATCTGTTCGGTGCAGACGGACCTGGCCCGGCCCACGATCGCCCCGTACGTTGCGGCGAAGGGCGGGCTGCGGAACCTGACCCGGGCGATGACCGCGGAGTGGGCCGGGTCGGGGCTGCAGATCAACGGGATCGCGCCGGGTTATATCCACACCGAGATGACGCAGAACCTCGTGGATGACGAGGGGTTCAACGCCTGGATCCTGGGCCGGACGCCGGCGCACCGGTGGGGGACGGTGCAGGACCTGGCCGGGCCCGCGGTCTGGCTCGCCTCGGCCGGCTCGGACTTCGTGAACGGCCAGACGATCTTCATCGACGGCGGAATGACGGTGGTGGTCTGA
- a CDS encoding NAD(P)-dependent oxidoreductase, with translation MDRKRKEAGFVGLGLMGAPMAANLLAAGWAVSAWNRSPAALEEFEALGGSRMAGVAELRDKPVIVFMLPDLSYIEDASAGLLACWTAEPPAPGTAVVVMSSVSPSAVKNFGARVAAASGGNAVVVDAPVSGGTQGAADGTLAIMTGASEEDFQRLQPLFTAMGSTVRRLGPLGSGSLAKACNQLIVGTTTAALAEAAELAERSGMDVAALYEVLAGGLAGSRVLDIVGPRLAAKDYEPTGPAKFMHKDLSFVLDSAAAAGAAVPMATAGVGLYAELKRQGLGDRDLAVVRQTISNLSGINTTDNTAVTTN, from the coding sequence ATGGATAGGAAGCGCAAGGAAGCCGGCTTTGTCGGCCTTGGGCTGATGGGCGCGCCCATGGCCGCAAACCTCCTCGCGGCAGGATGGGCCGTTAGCGCCTGGAACCGCTCACCGGCGGCGCTTGAGGAGTTCGAGGCCCTCGGCGGCTCCCGGATGGCCGGGGTCGCGGAGCTGCGGGACAAGCCGGTCATTGTTTTCATGCTCCCGGATCTGTCCTACATCGAAGACGCGAGTGCCGGGCTGCTTGCCTGCTGGACCGCGGAGCCGCCCGCCCCCGGAACCGCCGTGGTGGTCATGAGCAGCGTCTCGCCGTCGGCAGTGAAGAACTTCGGCGCGCGGGTCGCGGCGGCAAGCGGCGGCAACGCCGTCGTCGTCGATGCTCCCGTCAGCGGCGGCACCCAGGGCGCGGCGGACGGAACCCTCGCCATCATGACCGGCGCCAGCGAAGAGGACTTCCAGCGGCTCCAGCCGCTCTTCACCGCGATGGGCAGCACCGTGCGACGGCTGGGACCGCTGGGTTCGGGCTCGCTCGCCAAGGCGTGCAACCAGCTCATCGTGGGAACCACGACGGCGGCGCTCGCCGAGGCCGCGGAACTCGCCGAACGCTCCGGCATGGACGTCGCCGCCCTCTATGAGGTGCTCGCCGGCGGACTGGCCGGCAGCCGGGTCCTGGACATCGTGGGGCCGCGGCTCGCCGCGAAGGACTATGAGCCTACCGGCCCGGCCAAATTCATGCACAAGGACCTGTCCTTCGTGCTCGACAGTGCCGCAGCCGCCGGCGCCGCTGTTCCGATGGCCACGGCGGGCGTCGGGCTCTACGCGGAGCTGAAGCGTCAGGGACTGGGGGACCGGGACCTCGCCGTCGTGCGGCAAACCATCTCGAATCTCAGCGGCATCAACACAACAGACAACACAGCAGTCACGACCAATTGA
- a CDS encoding D-2-hydroxyacid dehydrogenase gives MMNTMTTKTTVAIAVPLEAELVERIRAVDPSVTVLYEPELLPPERFPADHSGDPDFRRTPEQEERYWDMLNKAQVLYGFPNESPAGLARIAASNPRLEWIHAMAAGAGGAVKASGLDAATLQKFKVTTSAGVHALPLAEFAALGILNGFKRSAELAQDQAARVWPELRTPTRLVNGSRLVVTGLGEIGLETARIARALGMHVSGTKRTVEPIEGIEEVTGNDGLAGLLGAADAVVNTLPGTPYTEKLFGREVFASMKPGTVFVNVGRGTVVDEEALLEALGNGQVSYACLDVFAVEPLPQDSPLWNHPRVMVSPHTSALSAAENRLIAERFCSNLRTHLDGGELPHLVDTVHFY, from the coding sequence ATGATGAACACCATGACGACCAAAACCACCGTCGCGATCGCCGTCCCGCTCGAAGCAGAGCTAGTGGAACGCATCCGCGCCGTAGACCCCTCCGTAACCGTCCTCTACGAACCCGAGCTCCTGCCGCCGGAACGCTTTCCCGCGGACCATTCAGGGGATCCGGACTTCCGCCGGACTCCGGAACAGGAAGAGCGCTACTGGGACATGCTCAACAAGGCCCAGGTCCTCTACGGTTTCCCCAACGAAAGCCCGGCTGGTCTTGCCCGGATTGCCGCCAGCAACCCCCGGCTGGAGTGGATCCACGCCATGGCGGCCGGTGCCGGCGGCGCTGTGAAGGCCTCGGGCCTGGATGCCGCGACGCTGCAGAAATTCAAGGTCACCACCTCGGCCGGGGTGCACGCCCTGCCGCTGGCCGAATTCGCCGCCCTCGGCATCCTCAACGGCTTCAAGCGCAGCGCGGAACTGGCGCAGGACCAGGCGGCCAGGGTCTGGCCCGAGCTCCGCACCCCCACCCGGCTGGTCAACGGCTCCCGCCTGGTGGTCACCGGGCTGGGCGAGATCGGGCTCGAGACCGCACGGATTGCCCGCGCCCTGGGCATGCATGTCAGCGGCACTAAGCGGACCGTGGAGCCCATCGAGGGCATCGAGGAAGTCACAGGCAATGACGGCCTCGCCGGCCTGCTGGGCGCGGCCGACGCGGTCGTCAACACCCTTCCCGGCACGCCGTACACCGAGAAGCTCTTCGGCCGCGAAGTCTTCGCCTCCATGAAGCCCGGAACGGTGTTCGTCAACGTGGGCCGCGGGACGGTCGTGGACGAAGAGGCACTCCTGGAAGCGCTCGGAAACGGGCAGGTGTCCTACGCCTGCCTCGATGTGTTTGCCGTGGAGCCGCTCCCGCAGGACAGCCCGCTGTGGAACCACCCCCGGGTGATGGTGTCCCCGCACACTTCGGCCCTCAGCGCGGCCGAAAACCGGCTGATCGCCGAACGCTTCTGCAGCAACCTGCGGACGCATCTCGACGGCGGCGAACTTCCCCACCTCGTGGACACGGTCCACTTCTACTGA